The following are encoded together in the Burkholderiaceae bacterium DAT-1 genome:
- a CDS encoding ABC transporter permease has translation MAIPRVSMVIEASVHGDGASCYHCFLLARNKHVSSSSVGLSWKLDLLLNLARRDVDARYRGSFLGFFWSFINPLAMLGAYAFVFGMVFKVRWTGAGSGNSPEFVAMIFSGLLIFNLFAEVLHRSVQVMAENVNYVKKVVFPLDILPVSLVLSGVIHAFIAFALLLVVVAITLGLHWSALLAVFYWIGYLFFLIGTAYCVAAIAVYVPDTKHVVTFLCAFMQFMSPVFYPVSAVPESFRWLMQLSPITFPIEGIRSCLIHGEAVNTMPLVAYVLLTILFAYLGRAFFMRLKGGFADAI, from the coding sequence TTGGCAATCCCGCGCGTATCTATGGTTATAGAGGCGAGCGTCCACGGGGATGGCGCAAGCTGTTATCATTGCTTCCTTTTGGCAAGAAATAAGCACGTGTCATCGTCATCTGTCGGCCTATCCTGGAAGCTGGATCTGCTGCTCAACCTCGCTCGTCGCGATGTTGATGCGCGTTATCGCGGGTCATTTCTAGGGTTCTTCTGGAGTTTTATTAATCCACTGGCAATGCTGGGTGCGTATGCCTTCGTATTTGGCATGGTGTTCAAAGTGCGTTGGACGGGGGCGGGTAGTGGTAACTCGCCCGAATTTGTCGCCATGATATTCAGTGGGTTATTGATCTTTAATTTATTTGCAGAGGTATTGCATCGCTCTGTTCAAGTAATGGCCGAAAATGTCAATTATGTAAAGAAAGTTGTTTTCCCGCTCGATATTTTGCCGGTTTCGCTAGTGTTGTCGGGGGTGATTCATGCATTCATAGCATTTGCATTGCTTCTGGTGGTCGTGGCAATTACTTTGGGCTTGCACTGGTCGGCGCTATTGGCCGTATTTTACTGGATTGGCTATCTGTTTTTTCTGATTGGAACTGCATACTGTGTGGCAGCCATTGCCGTATATGTGCCAGACACCAAGCATGTCGTGACATTTCTCTGCGCATTTATGCAATTTATGTCGCCAGTATTCTATCCGGTCAGCGCTGTACCTGAGTCATTCCGCTGGCTCATGCAGTTGTCGCCCATCACTTTTCCGATTGAAGGCATCCGGAGTTGTCTGATTCATGGTGAAGCGGTCAATACGATGCCGCTGGTGGCATATGTTTTGCTCACCATATTATTTGCCTATCTGGGCAGAGCATTTTTTATGCGTCTGAAAGGTGGTTTTGCAGATGCCATCTAA
- a CDS encoding ABC transporter ATP-binding protein: MARFAPDPFVALNDVSIKMGRGETVGIIGKNGSGKSTLLQLVCGTLMPSAGTVAVHGRIAALLELGAGFNPEFTGIENIYISGMIYGLSRAQIAARIDEIVEFSGIGDFVHQPVKTYSSGMFVRLAFSVIAHIDADVLIVDEALSVGDIYFTQKCMRFLRKFQSHGTVLFVSHDLGAVTNLCDRVIWLDGGRIIAEGDALTVVSAYQKACYDNSPVDDEVPAEAMVQVEVKATDDGDMPDGGHVGTISAALADTFLHEQDHGDPATTASTMFDARLLDDTGEVLSQSTGGEWVSLVLTARANRPISEPLFGFYIKDRLGQMVLGDNSTSVRLQGSVPAGRFFRARFRFRLPYLAAGPYVITAAVGSGNQLEHVIHDWLHEACGFHSISQVLHGLLSVPTACELAVLQDERQV; encoded by the coding sequence ATGGCCAGGTTTGCGCCCGACCCATTTGTTGCATTGAATGATGTGTCCATTAAAATGGGGCGGGGCGAAACTGTTGGCATTATCGGGAAAAATGGATCAGGTAAATCGACACTGCTGCAATTAGTGTGCGGTACCTTGATGCCAAGTGCCGGTACGGTTGCCGTGCATGGACGAATTGCAGCACTGTTGGAATTGGGTGCTGGCTTTAATCCTGAATTTACCGGTATTGAGAATATCTATATCAGCGGCATGATTTATGGGTTGAGTCGTGCCCAGATCGCAGCACGTATTGATGAGATTGTCGAATTCTCCGGCATTGGCGATTTTGTGCATCAACCTGTAAAAACCTACTCCAGCGGCATGTTCGTTCGACTGGCATTTTCTGTCATTGCGCATATTGATGCAGATGTGCTGATTGTCGACGAGGCATTATCAGTTGGTGACATCTATTTCACTCAGAAATGCATGCGATTTCTTCGCAAGTTTCAATCGCATGGTACTGTCCTGTTTGTCAGCCATGATCTAGGTGCGGTCACCAATCTGTGTGATCGGGTCATCTGGCTGGATGGCGGGAGGATAATCGCCGAGGGCGATGCCCTCACGGTGGTATCGGCCTATCAGAAGGCGTGTTACGACAATTCGCCTGTGGATGATGAAGTACCTGCTGAAGCCATGGTTCAAGTGGAGGTGAAAGCCACGGATGATGGCGATATGCCTGATGGCGGACATGTAGGCACGATATCCGCTGCATTGGCGGATACATTTTTACATGAGCAAGATCACGGCGACCCGGCTACCACTGCATCCACCATGTTCGATGCAAGATTGCTAGATGATACGGGAGAAGTGTTGAGTCAATCCACTGGTGGCGAATGGGTTTCATTGGTGTTGACCGCGCGCGCCAATCGACCCATATCCGAGCCATTGTTTGGCTTTTATATTAAGGATAGGCTGGGTCAAATGGTATTGGGTGACAACTCAACCTCGGTTCGGCTGCAAGGCAGTGTGCCGGCTGGACGGTTCTTCCGGGCGCGGTTCCGATTTCGGTTGCCTTATCTGGCGGCAGGGCCTTATGTGATCACGGCGGCAGTGGGGAGCGGCAATCAGCTCGAGCATGTCATTCATGACTGGTTGCATGAAGCATGCGGGTTTCACTCTATCTCGCAGGTACTT
- a CDS encoding acyltransferase, with amino-acid sequence MRGPSIDARGIRMGDQVKIFPFVRFVTGSFSENILADIHIGHRVAINAGAYLSGEGGLCIGDDVLIAPHVRILSAGHEIHQGSPIVAHNPLTYGAISIKDGAWIGAGATVLQGVTIGKGAVVGAGAVVTRDVPDMAIVIGNPARIYGYRGERPRGWRKLLSLLPFGKK; translated from the coding sequence CGGATGGGCGATCAGGTTAAGATTTTCCCCTTTGTGCGCTTTGTCACCGGGTCGTTTTCAGAAAACATCCTTGCAGACATCCACATCGGGCACCGTGTTGCCATCAATGCAGGTGCATACCTGTCCGGTGAAGGTGGGTTGTGTATCGGTGATGATGTGCTGATTGCGCCGCATGTACGTATCCTGTCTGCAGGCCATGAAATTCATCAAGGTTCACCCATTGTTGCGCATAACCCATTGACCTATGGGGCGATTTCCATAAAGGATGGTGCCTGGATTGGGGCTGGAGCAACTGTTTTGCAGGGTGTAACTATCGGTAAGGGCGCCGTTGTCGGTGCAGGGGCCGTAGTGACGCGGGATGTGCCGGACATGGCGATAGTGATTGGCAATCCCGCGCGTATCTATGGTTATAGAGGCGAGCGTCCACGGGGATGGCGCAAGCTGTTATCATTGCTTCCTTTTGGCAAGAAATAA